A single genomic interval of Christensenellaceae bacterium 44-20 harbors:
- a CDS encoding acyl carrier protein: MTFEKVAQILADYKDMDASEIKMESTFADLGLDSLDTVEIIMNLEDEFGISIEMSEALKTVADVVALIDEAK, encoded by the coding sequence ATGACATTTGAGAAAGTTGCACAGATTCTGGCGGATTACAAGGATATGGATGCCAGCGAGATCAAGATGGAGAGCACGTTTGCAGACCTCGGCCTGGATTCTCTGGATACCGTTGAGATCATCATGAACCTGGAAGATGAGTTTGGCATCAGCATCGAGATGAGCGAGGCCCTCAAAACCGTCGCGGATGTCGTCGCGCTGATTGACGAGGCAAAATAG
- a CDS encoding MarR family transcriptional regulator, with the protein MQKGMFSEINHLLVDIFRSILSVEEQTLRTTRLDLNIGELHILETIGQHCRKDNAGCSMSQIAQDQEITLPSATVAIQKLEKKGFVQKVRSKKDARVVRVTLTRSGRRADAAHRYFHEQMVRSLLREASDEQAPILLSALKNLNEFVHKQAAEAMALNQGIYPAGKKALS; encoded by the coding sequence GTGCAAAAAGGTATGTTTTCGGAGATCAACCATCTGCTGGTGGATATTTTTCGCAGCATTCTCTCGGTAGAGGAACAGACGCTGCGCACCACCCGGCTGGATTTGAACATTGGCGAGCTTCATATTTTAGAGACCATCGGCCAGCACTGCCGAAAAGATAATGCCGGCTGTTCCATGAGCCAGATTGCGCAGGATCAGGAGATCACGCTTCCCTCTGCGACAGTCGCAATTCAAAAGCTGGAAAAAAAGGGATTTGTGCAAAAAGTGCGCTCCAAAAAGGATGCCAGGGTCGTCCGCGTTACGCTGACCCGTTCAGGCCGCCGCGCGGATGCGGCGCACCGCTATTTTCACGAGCAGATGGTGCGCTCGCTGCTGCGCGAGGCAAGCGATGAGCAGGCTCCTATCTTATTGAGTGCGCTGAAAAATCTCAATGAATTTGTGCATAAGCAGGCGGCAGAGGCCATGGCGCTCAATCAAGGCATCTACCCCGCCGGAAAGAAGGCATTATCTTGA
- the fabF gene encoding beta-ketoacyl-ACP synthase II: MRRVVITGLGIISPVGNNIPDYFENLCQGVCGIGPITHFDTEGYKVHLAAEVKDFNPADYGLENTRRMDLYTQYAMAAAKQAAEDSGIVGAVSPDRLGVYVGSGIGGIHTFAAETEKLLNRGPGRVSPLFIPMMIANIAAGNIAMAMDAQGPCLPVVTACATSTHTIGEAFHAIAHGYADAIFAGGSEAAVEPLAIAGFTNCQALSLSEDADAASLPFDARRKGFVIGEGAGILVLEEYEHAKARGAKIYAEICGYGNTCDAHHITAPRPDGQCASRAIQLAAQEAGMSGADSIYINAHGTGTPLNDSSETTAIKLALGEQAAKKAAISSTKSMTGHMLGAAGAAEAIVCALALKEGILPPTIHYEQPDPACDLDYVPNEARKAQASLALSTSLGFGGHNACLAFRPCPEVSK, translated from the coding sequence ATGAGACGCGTTGTCATTACTGGTCTTGGGATCATCTCTCCCGTTGGCAACAATATCCCCGATTATTTTGAAAATCTCTGCCAGGGCGTCTGCGGAATCGGCCCGATTACGCATTTCGATACCGAGGGCTATAAAGTGCATCTGGCGGCAGAAGTGAAGGATTTTAACCCGGCCGATTACGGCCTGGAAAACACCCGCCGCATGGATCTCTATACGCAGTATGCCATGGCCGCGGCGAAGCAGGCCGCAGAGGACAGCGGCATCGTCGGCGCGGTTTCGCCGGATCGGCTGGGCGTATACGTCGGCTCGGGCATCGGCGGCATCCATACGTTCGCCGCTGAAACCGAGAAGCTTTTAAACCGCGGCCCGGGGCGGGTTTCCCCGCTGTTCATCCCCATGATGATCGCCAACATTGCGGCAGGCAACATTGCCATGGCAATGGATGCCCAGGGGCCCTGCCTGCCCGTAGTTACCGCCTGCGCCACCTCGACGCACACCATCGGCGAGGCGTTCCACGCCATTGCGCATGGCTATGCGGATGCTATTTTTGCCGGCGGCAGTGAGGCGGCGGTTGAGCCTTTGGCCATTGCCGGCTTCACCAACTGCCAGGCGCTTTCGCTCAGCGAGGACGCCGACGCCGCTTCCCTCCCCTTCGACGCCCGCCGCAAGGGCTTCGTCATCGGAGAAGGCGCGGGCATTCTGGTGCTGGAAGAATATGAACACGCCAAAGCCCGCGGCGCCAAGATTTACGCGGAGATCTGCGGCTATGGCAACACCTGCGATGCGCACCACATCACCGCGCCCCGGCCGGACGGCCAGTGCGCCAGCCGGGCAATTCAGCTGGCCGCGCAGGAAGCGGGCATGAGCGGCGCAGACAGCATCTATATCAACGCCCACGGCACGGGTACGCCCCTGAACGATTCTTCCGAAACCACCGCCATCAAGCTGGCTCTGGGCGAGCAGGCGGCGAAGAAGGCCGCCATTAGCTCCACCAAATCCATGACCGGCCATATGCTGGGCGCCGCGGGCGCGGCGGAAGCCATCGTCTGCGCTTTGGCGCTCAAAGAGGGCATTTTGCCGCCCACCATCCACTATGAACAGCCGGATCCCGCCTGCGATCTCGACTATGTCCCCAACGAGGCGCGCAAAGCCCAGGCAAGCCTGGCGCTTTCCACTTCCCTTGGCTTTGGCGGGCATAACGCCTGCTTGGCATTCCGCCCCTGCCCGGAGGTGAGCAAATGA
- the fabG gene encoding 3-oxoacyl-[acyl-carrier-protein] reductase yields MANKVALVTGASRGIGKAIALKLAEAGMDIAIVYAGNTAAAEQCQKEVEALGVRAKTYQCDVSDFSAAGELVSSVIADLGPIWALVNNAGITKDTLCMRMKEEEFDRVIAVNLKGAFNLIRQACGGMMRSRAGRIINLTSVVGLMGNAGQANYAAAKAGIIGLTKSVAKELASRGVTCNAIAPGFIETDMTAAMPAAAQEAVLSAIPMKRCGQAEDVANLAAFLACEQAGYLTGAVIPVDGGMSM; encoded by the coding sequence ATGGCAAATAAAGTCGCCCTGGTTACCGGGGCATCCCGAGGGATTGGCAAGGCCATCGCCCTGAAACTGGCGGAGGCCGGCATGGATATTGCCATCGTCTATGCGGGCAATACCGCCGCCGCAGAGCAGTGCCAAAAGGAAGTTGAGGCGCTGGGCGTCCGGGCGAAAACCTATCAGTGCGATGTCTCGGATTTTTCCGCCGCAGGGGAGCTGGTCTCCTCGGTCATTGCGGATCTGGGGCCCATCTGGGCGCTGGTCAACAACGCCGGCATCACCAAAGACACCCTCTGCATGCGCATGAAGGAAGAGGAGTTTGACCGCGTCATCGCCGTCAACCTCAAAGGCGCATTCAATCTCATCCGGCAGGCCTGCGGCGGCATGATGCGCAGCCGGGCCGGCCGCATCATCAACCTGACCTCCGTCGTCGGCCTGATGGGCAACGCCGGGCAGGCAAACTACGCGGCCGCAAAAGCCGGCATCATCGGCCTGACCAAGAGCGTCGCCAAAGAGCTGGCCAGCCGCGGCGTGACCTGCAACGCCATCGCCCCCGGCTTTATCGAGACGGATATGACGGCCGCCATGCCCGCCGCCGCACAGGAGGCCGTTCTTTCGGCCATTCCCATGAAGCGCTGCGGCCAGGCCGAGGACGTCGCAAATCTGGCTGCCTTCCTGGCCTGCGAGCAGGCGGGCTATCTGACCGGGGCAGTCATCCCGGTAGACGGCGGCATGAGCATGTGA
- the fabK gene encoding enoyl-[acyl-carrier-protein] reductase FabK — protein sequence MVRTPICDLFGIEYPIFQGGMAWVSDASLASAVSNGGGLGIISAMNADGEYLRGEIRKCREQTEKPFGVNIMLMSPFADEVAKVVAEEKVPVVTTGAGMPGKYMKDWLAAGIKIVPVVPSTAIARMVERQGACAVIAEGGESGGHIGEINTMALVPQICDAVSIPVLAAGGIADGRGVAAAFMLGAVGVQCGTRFLTANECTIHENYKKRVLKAKDIDTITTGKRLGHPVRSLKNQFSRKFFELEYSDVSNEEIEKFGAGALRKAAREGDEVNGCFMAGQCAALVKDELPAAEIISRMFSEAEQCLKGAQQWLK from the coding sequence ATGGTGAGAACTCCCATCTGTGATCTTTTTGGAATCGAATATCCCATTTTTCAGGGCGGCATGGCATGGGTTTCGGATGCCAGCCTGGCTTCGGCCGTCTCGAACGGCGGCGGGCTGGGCATCATCTCGGCCATGAACGCAGATGGTGAATACCTGCGCGGCGAAATCCGCAAATGCCGGGAGCAGACGGAGAAGCCCTTTGGCGTCAACATCATGCTCATGAGCCCCTTTGCCGATGAAGTCGCAAAGGTTGTGGCGGAAGAGAAGGTTCCCGTCGTTACGACAGGCGCAGGAATGCCCGGCAAATACATGAAAGACTGGCTTGCCGCAGGCATCAAAATCGTCCCGGTCGTCCCCTCTACGGCGATTGCCCGGATGGTCGAGCGGCAGGGCGCCTGCGCCGTCATCGCTGAGGGCGGTGAATCCGGCGGGCATATCGGCGAGATCAACACCATGGCGCTGGTCCCCCAAATTTGCGATGCGGTGAGCATCCCGGTTTTGGCGGCGGGCGGCATTGCAGACGGCCGGGGCGTCGCGGCGGCATTCATGCTGGGGGCTGTTGGCGTGCAGTGCGGAACGCGGTTTCTGACCGCCAATGAATGCACGATTCACGAGAACTATAAGAAGCGCGTGCTCAAAGCCAAGGATATCGACACCATCACCACGGGCAAGCGCCTGGGGCACCCGGTGCGTTCGCTCAAAAACCAGTTCTCGCGCAAATTCTTCGAGCTGGAATATTCCGACGTCTCCAACGAGGAGATCGAAAAGTTCGGCGCTGGCGCGCTGCGCAAGGCTGCCCGGGAGGGCGACGAGGTGAACGGCTGCTTTATGGCAGGCCAGTGCGCCGCACTGGTCAAGGATGAGCTGCCTGCCGCCGAGATCATCTCCCGCATGTTTTCCGAGGCAGAGCAATGCCTGAAAGGAGCGCAGCAATGGCTCAAATAG
- a CDS encoding beta-ketoacyl-ACP synthase 3, with protein sequence MKIIGTGSAAPKLRITNDDLSAFLDTSDEWIRTRTGIVERRILTDEALEDLAAEAAEKALAQAGLGAGQIDYIFCSNVLSPYLTPALSCVIQGKIGAACPCIDLNGACAGFLYALEMAEAYLKSGKCKNILIVAAECPSRMVDWTDRATCVLFGDGAAAAVVSAGGEDASFLMHTSCDASVLHAYHASGNCPYIAPAPSSPLFMNGQEVYKFAVSRSTEDLRALCADRGMDLSQVGHFLLHQANLRILEAVRTRLKQPKEKFPHNVELHGNTSSAGIAILLDELNRGGALQKGEYLAMSAFGAGLTSGACILKWEL encoded by the coding sequence TTGAAAATTATCGGAACTGGCAGCGCGGCCCCTAAGCTGCGCATCACAAACGACGATCTTTCCGCTTTCCTGGATACTTCCGATGAATGGATCCGCACGCGCACGGGCATTGTGGAGCGGCGCATCCTGACGGATGAGGCCCTGGAAGATTTGGCGGCAGAGGCGGCGGAAAAGGCGCTGGCCCAGGCTGGGCTCGGCGCTGGGCAAATAGACTATATCTTCTGCTCCAACGTTCTAAGCCCCTATCTGACTCCGGCGCTCTCCTGCGTCATCCAGGGAAAAATCGGCGCGGCCTGCCCGTGCATCGATTTAAACGGCGCCTGCGCGGGTTTTCTCTATGCCCTGGAGATGGCCGAGGCTTATCTGAAAAGCGGGAAATGCAAAAACATTCTCATCGTGGCCGCAGAGTGCCCCAGCCGCATGGTCGACTGGACGGATCGCGCGACCTGCGTGCTCTTTGGCGATGGCGCGGCGGCGGCAGTCGTCTCTGCCGGGGGCGAGGACGCCAGCTTTTTGATGCACACCTCCTGCGATGCCAGCGTTTTGCACGCATATCACGCTTCGGGAAACTGCCCTTATATTGCGCCGGCTCCCTCTTCCCCGCTCTTTATGAACGGCCAGGAGGTCTATAAATTCGCCGTTTCCAGATCGACAGAGGATCTGCGCGCGCTTTGCGCAGATCGCGGCATGGATCTCTCGCAGGTGGGCCATTTTCTGCTGCATCAGGCCAACCTGCGCATTCTGGAAGCAGTGCGCACCCGGCTCAAACAGCCAAAAGAGAAATTCCCGCACAATGTCGAGCTGCACGGCAACACATCTTCCGCCGGCATCGCCATTCTGCTGGATGAGCTGAACCGCGGCGGCGCACTGCAAAAAGGCGAATACCTGGCCATGAGCGCTTTTGGAGCCGGGCTGACCAGCGGTGCCTGCATCCTGAAATGGGAGCTATAG
- the accB gene encoding acetyl-CoA carboxylase biotin carboxyl carrier protein encodes MNIKTIRELAGILQDANLTALELEEGETRIRLEKSAPAQIVQSSVPAPLPMASMPEQAPASSEPLDDPGLDFNAISLVTSPMVGVFYATPAPDQEPFVKVGSKVKKGDVLCIIEAMKLMNEITAEQDGEVVDICVKSGDVVEFGQPLFKIF; translated from the coding sequence ATGAACATCAAGACCATCCGCGAACTGGCGGGGATTTTGCAGGATGCCAACCTGACGGCCCTGGAGCTGGAAGAGGGCGAAACGCGCATCCGCCTGGAAAAAAGCGCGCCTGCGCAGATCGTTCAGAGCTCTGTTCCTGCGCCGCTTCCCATGGCTTCCATGCCGGAGCAGGCGCCGGCGTCCAGCGAGCCGCTGGATGATCCCGGCCTGGATTTTAACGCCATCAGCTTGGTAACTTCCCCGATGGTGGGCGTGTTCTATGCCACCCCCGCCCCGGATCAGGAGCCCTTTGTCAAAGTGGGCAGCAAGGTCAAAAAGGGCGATGTGCTCTGCATCATCGAGGCCATGAAGCTGATGAACGAGATCACGGCCGAGCAGGACGGCGAAGTGGTGGATATCTGCGTAAAAAGCGGCGATGTCGTGGAATTTGGCCAGCCGCTCTTTAAAATCTTCTAG
- the accD gene encoding acetyl-CoA carboxylase, carboxyltransferase subunit beta, whose protein sequence is MFLNPNVDLEGQEKGRQEAPQVPDELCRSCPSCKKLCFLSDLQANCFICPDCGHHFRLSARERIALIADADSFTEINQDLTSTAGSTFPGYAKKLEGAMKNSGENEGVVTGFCQVGGHDCALFVMDSLFFMGSMGTAVGEKITLLFEAALAKKLPVLGYTVSGGARIQEGILSLMQMAKTSAAVQRHSQAGLLYLTVLTDPTTGGVTASFAMEGDIILAEPGALIGFAGPRVIEQTIRQKLPEGFQRSEFLMQKGFVDSIVDRREQKQAISLLLGLHEGGAA, encoded by the coding sequence ATGTTTCTCAACCCCAATGTAGATCTCGAGGGGCAGGAGAAGGGCCGGCAGGAGGCGCCGCAAGTGCCCGACGAGCTTTGCCGCTCCTGCCCTTCCTGCAAAAAGCTCTGCTTTCTCTCGGATTTGCAGGCAAACTGCTTTATCTGCCCGGATTGCGGGCATCACTTCCGCCTCTCTGCCCGGGAGCGCATCGCGCTCATTGCAGACGCGGATAGTTTTACCGAAATCAACCAGGATCTCACTTCCACTGCCGGCAGCACATTCCCCGGCTATGCCAAAAAGCTGGAGGGCGCGATGAAAAACAGCGGCGAGAACGAGGGCGTCGTTACCGGGTTCTGCCAGGTCGGCGGACACGACTGCGCGCTGTTCGTCATGGATTCGCTGTTCTTCATGGGCAGCATGGGCACGGCTGTGGGCGAAAAAATCACGCTGCTTTTCGAGGCTGCTCTGGCCAAAAAGCTTCCGGTTCTGGGCTACACGGTCTCGGGCGGTGCGCGCATTCAGGAGGGTATTTTATCCCTGATGCAGATGGCCAAAACCAGCGCCGCAGTTCAGCGCCACAGCCAGGCCGGCCTGCTCTATCTCACCGTGCTGACCGACCCGACTACCGGCGGCGTCACGGCCAGCTTTGCCATGGAGGGCGATATCATTCTGGCCGAGCCAGGCGCGCTCATCGGGTTTGCCGGGCCCAGAGTCATCGAGCAGACCATTCGCCAAAAGCTTCCCGAAGGCTTTCAGCGTTCGGAGTTTCTCATGCAAAAGGGCTTTGTGGACAGCATCGTGGATCGCCGGGAGCAAAAACAGGCCATCAGTCTGTTGCTCGGCCTGCATGAAGGAGGTGCGGCATGA
- a CDS encoding GNAT family N-acetyltransferase produces the protein MQIRPLLSAQMEQCLSLVRGVFDRFEAPDYSREGIASFYAFLDSVPGQFSSGALKIWAALREDRLVGVLAMRDGRHICLLFVDPCFHRQGIARSLVQTAAAFARENGQEQLTVNSSPYAVPAYHRLGFSDLGPEQTADGIRFTPMRCPL, from the coding sequence ATGCAGATCCGCCCGCTCTTATCGGCCCAAATGGAGCAGTGCCTCTCTCTTGTGCGCGGTGTATTCGATCGCTTTGAGGCGCCGGATTACAGCCGGGAGGGCATCGCTTCTTTCTATGCCTTTCTGGATTCTGTTCCCGGGCAGTTCAGCTCCGGGGCGCTCAAAATCTGGGCGGCTCTCAGGGAAGATCGCCTAGTTGGCGTGCTTGCCATGCGGGATGGGCGCCATATCTGCCTCTTGTTCGTGGATCCCTGTTTTCATAGGCAGGGGATCGCCCGCTCGCTGGTTCAAACGGCGGCGGCTTTCGCCCGGGAAAACGGACAAGAGCAGCTCACCGTAAACTCCTCGCCCTATGCCGTACCCGCCTACCACCGCCTGGGCTTCTCGGATCTCGGCCCTGAGCAAACGGCAGACGGCATCCGCTTTACGCCCATGCGCTGCCCGCTTTAG
- the fabZ gene encoding 3-hydroxyacyl-ACP dehydratase FabZ — protein sequence MNREEIKTFLPHREPMLLVDQVEVDENKIAHGIYRVRGDEWFLQGHFPGNPVVPGVVLCEIMAQTCCILLKDELVGKTPYYTGIDRARFKNKVFPGDTLEISAYIAKQKGPFFFTRCEASVGGKLCSSGELSFALIEGR from the coding sequence ATGAACAGAGAAGAAATCAAAACCTTCCTCCCGCATCGGGAGCCCATGCTGCTGGTAGACCAAGTGGAAGTGGATGAAAATAAAATTGCCCACGGGATTTATCGCGTTCGGGGAGACGAATGGTTCTTGCAGGGGCATTTTCCCGGCAATCCCGTGGTTCCCGGCGTGGTTCTCTGCGAAATTATGGCGCAAACCTGCTGTATTCTTTTAAAGGATGAGCTCGTGGGCAAGACGCCCTACTATACCGGCATCGACAGAGCCCGCTTCAAAAACAAGGTTTTCCCCGGGGATACGCTGGAGATCTCTGCCTATATCGCAAAGCAGAAAGGGCCGTTTTTCTTTACTAGGTGCGAAGCATCCGTCGGCGGAAAACTCTGCTCCTCGGGCGAGCTTTCCTTCGCCCTAATCGAAGGGCGGTAG
- a CDS encoding ACP S-malonyltransferase yields MAQIAFLFAGQGAQYPGMGKALYAASPAARRVFDACEALRAGTLAQCFEGSAEELSSTINTQPCLFAMDYACAAALEEAGIRADYAAGFSLGEIAAVAFCGLLSLEDAFGLVCRRAELMAAAGAKHPGAMSAILRLSAEQVQKLCGKCSDVFPVNYNCPGQTVVSGKEEQLAALEQEVSAAGGRAMRLKVSGSFHSPYMQEASEGLAEYMAGLSFSAPRIPLYANATAEPYTAESAADLLAQQVKSPVLWQKSMEALRKEGCGAFAEVGAGKTLTGLMRKIDADAAACNIESPETLQKAVSMLKGEENGK; encoded by the coding sequence ATGGCTCAAATAGCCTTTCTGTTTGCCGGCCAGGGCGCGCAGTACCCGGGCATGGGCAAGGCGCTCTATGCCGCCTCCCCCGCCGCACGCCGGGTATTCGATGCCTGCGAGGCACTGCGGGCGGGGACACTGGCGCAGTGCTTTGAGGGAAGCGCGGAAGAGCTCTCTTCCACCATCAACACCCAGCCCTGCCTTTTCGCCATGGACTATGCCTGTGCGGCCGCTTTGGAAGAAGCGGGCATCCGCGCGGATTATGCCGCAGGCTTCTCTCTGGGCGAGATTGCCGCAGTCGCGTTCTGCGGCCTGCTCTCCCTGGAAGATGCGTTTGGGCTGGTCTGCCGCAGAGCAGAGCTGATGGCCGCCGCCGGAGCAAAGCATCCGGGGGCGATGTCTGCCATCCTTAGGCTCTCGGCCGAGCAGGTGCAGAAGCTTTGCGGCAAATGCAGCGATGTGTTTCCCGTCAACTACAACTGCCCCGGACAGACGGTCGTCTCGGGCAAGGAAGAGCAGCTGGCGGCGCTGGAGCAGGAGGTTTCCGCGGCCGGCGGCCGGGCCATGCGCCTGAAAGTCAGCGGTTCCTTCCACTCTCCCTATATGCAGGAGGCTTCGGAAGGCCTCGCGGAATATATGGCTGGCCTATCCTTCTCCGCCCCGCGCATTCCCCTCTACGCCAACGCCACGGCCGAGCCCTATACGGCAGAGAGCGCGGCCGATCTTTTGGCCCAGCAGGTCAAAAGCCCGGTGCTCTGGCAGAAGAGCATGGAGGCGCTGAGAAAAGAGGGCTGCGGGGCTTTCGCGGAGGTGGGCGCAGGCAAGACGCTGACTGGCCTGATGCGCAAAATCGACGCAGACGCGGCTGCCTGCAACATCGAATCTCCCGAAACGCTGCAAAAAGCGGTTTCCATGCTGAAAGGAGAAGAAAATGGCAAATAA
- a CDS encoding glycosyltransferase family 2 protein, with protein MEFIKTFNMIIFILITAMYAYQMFYIVVALVGKHRDKKRLKSGNAPQTEAKQHRYGVLISARNESSVIGQLIDTIKGQKYPKELVEVFVVADNCTDNTAQVASEHGAIVYRRFNKIRVGKGYALDYAFHKIAAEYGDSYFDGYFVFDADNLLDEHYIEEMNKVFSQGYRVITSYRNSKNFGTNWLSAGYGLWFLREAKYLNNPRMRLGTSCAISGTGFLLSSAIIREQGGWIHHLLTEDIEFTVDNVLKGETIGYCETAVLYDEQPEDFAQSWHQRMRWCKGFYQIICKYGKRLICGIFRKDANNFACYDMTMTVMPATFVSLLSMVVNAVFLCAAAFGSRINPILIQLTSQSLLMSLLNYYMTLFVVGVLTTITEWKAIKCPAYKKVLYTFTFPLFLFTYIPISLAALFQKVEWKPIEHRVAKTLDEVR; from the coding sequence ATGGAATTTATCAAAACCTTCAATATGATTATTTTTATTCTCATCACGGCGATGTACGCATATCAGATGTTTTATATCGTCGTTGCCTTGGTTGGCAAGCATCGGGATAAAAAGAGATTGAAGTCTGGAAACGCCCCTCAGACAGAGGCAAAGCAGCACCGCTACGGCGTTCTCATTTCGGCGCGCAATGAAAGCTCTGTCATCGGCCAGCTGATCGATACAATCAAGGGGCAGAAATACCCCAAAGAGCTTGTGGAGGTTTTTGTCGTCGCAGATAACTGCACAGACAACACGGCGCAGGTCGCCAGCGAGCATGGCGCCATCGTCTACCGCCGGTTCAATAAAATACGCGTGGGCAAGGGCTATGCCCTGGATTACGCATTCCATAAAATCGCAGCCGAATACGGCGATTCCTATTTCGACGGCTACTTCGTGTTCGACGCGGATAACCTGCTGGATGAGCACTACATCGAGGAGATGAACAAGGTCTTCAGCCAGGGCTACCGCGTCATCACCAGCTACCGCAACTCCAAAAACTTTGGGACCAACTGGCTCTCTGCCGGCTATGGCCTGTGGTTCCTTCGGGAAGCCAAATACCTCAACAACCCCAGAATGCGGCTGGGCACCAGCTGCGCCATCTCGGGCACGGGCTTCCTTCTCTCCAGCGCGATCATCCGCGAGCAGGGCGGCTGGATTCACCACCTGCTGACCGAGGATATCGAGTTCACCGTGGACAATGTTTTAAAGGGCGAGACCATCGGCTACTGCGAAACGGCTGTGCTCTACGACGAACAGCCCGAGGATTTTGCGCAGTCCTGGCATCAGCGGATGCGGTGGTGCAAAGGGTTCTACCAGATCATCTGCAAATACGGCAAGCGCCTCATCTGCGGCATCTTCCGCAAAGATGCCAACAACTTCGCCTGCTATGATATGACCATGACCGTCATGCCGGCGACGTTCGTCTCGCTGCTTTCCATGGTCGTCAATGCGGTTTTCCTGTGCGCCGCGGCGTTCGGCTCCCGCATTAACCCGATTTTGATCCAGCTGACCAGCCAATCCCTGCTCATGTCTTTGCTCAACTACTACATGACGCTGTTTGTCGTCGGCGTGCTCACGACCATCACCGAGTGGAAGGCCATCAAGTGTCCTGCGTATAAGAAAGTTCTGTATACGTTTACCTTCCCTCTCTTCCTGTTCACCTATATTCCCATCTCTCTGGCCGCGCTGTTCCAGAAGGTGGAATGGAAGCCCATCGAGCACCGCGTGGCAAAAACGCTGGATGAAGTCCGATAA
- the accC gene encoding acetyl-CoA carboxylase biotin carboxylase subunit codes for MFSKILIANRGEIAVRIIRACKEMGITTVAVFSEADRDALHVSLADESICIGPAPVAQSYLNMTALLSTAVACGAQAIHPGYGLLSENAHFAQLCEECHISFIGPPSEVITRMGDKDEAKRTMRAAGVPVIPGGGIIPSVAEALAEGDAIGYPLLVKARSGGGGRGIRKVEKKEDLERAFLAATAEAESAFGDGAVYMEKFLAPSKHIEMQLLCDNYGGVVCLGERECSMQRKNQKLIEESPSPAISEETRAQMIEASIKAAKAVGYRGLGTIEFLLGPDGHFYFMEMNTRLQVEHPVTEMVTGLDLVKWQIRVAAGMELDFCQQDVHLSGHAIECRINAEDPLHNFRPSCGTINLLHIPGGPNVRFDTALYQGYAIPPFYDSMVGKLIVHAGTRQEAIRKMKAALCETIVEGIENNRELQVDLISEPEFLDGSYTTDFLARREQK; via the coding sequence ATGTTTTCAAAAATACTCATTGCAAACCGCGGGGAGATCGCCGTGCGCATCATCCGCGCCTGCAAGGAAATGGGCATCACGACGGTGGCCGTCTTTTCCGAGGCAGACCGGGACGCACTGCACGTCAGCCTGGCGGATGAGAGCATCTGCATCGGGCCGGCGCCCGTCGCCCAGAGCTATCTGAATATGACGGCGCTGCTTTCCACGGCTGTCGCCTGCGGCGCACAAGCCATCCATCCCGGATACGGCCTGCTCTCGGAAAACGCGCATTTCGCCCAGCTCTGCGAAGAGTGCCATATCAGCTTTATCGGCCCGCCCAGCGAGGTCATCACCCGCATGGGCGATAAGGATGAGGCCAAGCGCACCATGCGGGCGGCGGGTGTTCCCGTCATCCCGGGCGGCGGCATCATCCCCTCCGTAGCGGAGGCGCTTGCGGAGGGCGACGCCATTGGTTATCCCCTGCTGGTCAAAGCACGCTCGGGCGGCGGCGGGCGCGGCATCCGCAAAGTGGAGAAAAAAGAGGATTTGGAGCGCGCTTTTCTGGCGGCAACCGCCGAAGCGGAGAGCGCTTTTGGCGACGGCGCCGTCTACATGGAAAAATTCCTTGCGCCCTCCAAGCATATCGAGATGCAGCTGCTCTGCGATAACTACGGCGGAGTCGTCTGCCTGGGAGAGCGGGAATGCTCCATGCAGCGCAAAAACCAAAAGCTCATCGAGGAGAGCCCCTCCCCCGCTATTTCGGAGGAAACTCGCGCTCAGATGATCGAGGCTTCCATCAAAGCCGCCAAAGCAGTCGGCTACCGCGGCCTTGGGACCATCGAATTCCTGCTTGGGCCGGATGGGCATTTCTATTTCATGGAGATGAATACCCGCCTGCAGGTCGAGCACCCGGTAACCGAGATGGTGACGGGGCTAGACCTCGTCAAATGGCAGATCCGCGTCGCCGCGGGCATGGAGCTGGATTTTTGCCAGCAGGATGTGCATCTATCCGGCCATGCCATCGAATGCCGCATCAATGCCGAAGATCCGCTGCATAATTTCCGCCCCAGCTGCGGGACCATCAACCTATTGCATATCCCGGGCGGCCCAAACGTGCGCTTTGATACCGCGCTCTACCAGGGCTATGCCATCCCCCCCTTCTATGATTCCATGGTCGGCAAGCTCATCGTCCATGCAGGCACGCGCCAGGAGGCCATCCGCAAAATGAAGGCGGCGCTCTGCGAGACCATCGTGGAGGGGATCGAAAACAACCGGGAGCTTCAGGTAGACCTCATCTCCGAGCCGGAGTTTTTGGACGGCTCTTATACGACAGATTTTCTCGCAAGGCGGGAGCAGAAATAA